The nucleotide sequence AAGGAAACACTGTTGCCCGCTTTGGTTTAAAACTTCTCTACGGTGCAACATTAGTAAGTATTTTATCCGCTGCCATAGCCGGTTTATTTCTATAAGCAAATAAAAAAAGAAGCCTAGGCTTCTTTTTTTGTTTCACTTTTTATGTAACTGCTGAAAACGCAGGAGGATATTCAACCTTCCCTTTTATCCCTTCCAACGATCCCTTTTTTAGCTCAAGTACCATAAATACTTCTTCTGGAACTGGAAATGGTGAATGTATTCCTTTTGCAACAGAAGAAACGAATCCAAACTTCGGATAAAAGTCAGGATGTCCCAATACGACCACATGCTCATAACCTAATTGTTGTGCTTTTTCTAAACCGGTTTGTACTAAAAGAGTTCCTATTCCCTGCTTTTGATGCTGAGGAGAAACAGCCATTGGGGCAAGCGCTAGTGTAGGTACTTGTTCGTTCTCTGTCTGAATCGTCACTTCACTGAACAGAATGTGACCAACAACTTCTTCATCCTTTTCAGCTATTAAAGATAGTTCTGGCACGAACCACTCTGAATCACGTATAGCTCTTATTAGCTTACTTTCACCTTCACCGTTAAAAGCAGAAGAGTTAATTTCATCGATGACAATGTAATCTGCTTCCTTTTCAATTCTGATTTTTATCATATGAACTTTCCTTTCCAAATCTTATATATTCACTATATCTTCTTTGAATGATACCCAACAACATAAAAAAACTGCCGCCTCACTATAGAGACAGCAGTTGTTCATGCTATTGAAGTTCAGCTGCAAATTGACCTGGTACCAATTTTAACGTTTCGTGAACTGTGTTTAATTTTTCTTCAAAAGCTGTGAATAATTCGTCAGCTTCAGTTGCTTTTGCTTCATCTTCTAATCCAGCCACGCGAGCTTCGTAAGATTTCTTCAGTTCTTCAAGAGAACCTTTTACAGCTTCTTGGTTTTCTTTTGATAGATCTGACGGTACTTCAATAGATGGAATTTCAGCTACAGCCTTTTCACCAGCTGCTTTTGCATCAGCTTTTAATTTATCGAGATCTGCTTGAGCAAGTGCTTCTTCGCCCTCTTTTTCAAGACCTGCAGCATATGCATTAAATGGTGCATGGTATCCGCGAAGTTTGTTTACAAGCTCACCTTCGAAGTTAAGAAGTGTAATCTTTTCAGCATTTCCGTCTACTTTCTTCTCAGCCGCTGCTGGCTTTGCTTCTTCTTTTGGTTTCTCTTCTTCCTTGCTGCACCCTACGCTAAGCGCAAGTAAAGCAGCTGCAGTTACCGCTAAAAATTTTTTCATCGAGATAGCCCCCTGTATATATTTCTATTTTTTGGAACTTTCTCATTTTAATACTTTTTCTTACTATTGTAAATCAAAATGTATCCGTTTTCTCTTTTTTCAAAAAAAATAATACTCAAGCCTTAATATGATTGAATTATCAAACTATTTTTATAATTTTAATTCCTAATCCTTTTAATATAAAAGTTATAACACTATACTAAACTATTAACTCCTTTAAACTTTTCTCATGATTTAAGAGCCATTCTTTTCTCCAAAGACCCCCTGCATAACCAGTAAGCTTCCCATTCGTCCCAATGATTCTATGACACGGAATAATAATGCTTAATTTGTTCCTCCCGTTTGCACTTCCTACAGCCCTGACCGCTTTTTCATTTTGAAGCATGTTTGCAATATCACGGTATGATGCGGTTTTAGCAAAAGGGATCTGTAAAAGCGAATCCCAAACAGCCTGTTGAAATGGTGTTCCATTCAATTTATAGGCAAAAGTAAATGTTTTGCGCTTTCCTAAAAAGTATTCATGAAGTTGTGTGCAGCAATCTTGTAGAACAGCTGGTATTTCTCTCTGGTGCTCAATTGCTGACAATCTATCAACGAACATTATTGAGTAGACCGTATCTTCGCTGCTCACCATCTCAAGAACACCTATAGGAGATTCGTAGTCCAATTTGAACAGTTTACTCATACAAAGACCTCCAAAGATAAAAAGTGGCGTACCCTTCCCATCCACTCCAATTTTCCGCGAATTTCTTTAATTCATCGATTGTTGGTTTACGATCCTGTTCCAACTGTTTCATTACCGCGTTGTGTAGTCCTACATCAGCTATCGGATATGCATTGGGCTTTAACAGACATTTCATTAAACAATAGTCTGCTGTCCAAGCTCCGATTCCTCTTATGGAAATCAGTTGTTGAGCAGGATTTTTAGACTCTTTCAATGCTTTCTTTGACAGTTGGCCAGAACTCATCTCTTTTGCCACACCAATCACGTACTCTGCTTTCCTCTCAGTAAATTGAAGCTTTCGTAAGTCATCGGTTTTAAGATTTGCGATTACTTCCGGCGTTGGGTGTAACCAGAACAACTTTCCATTGCAATTCAGCTTCTCACCAAAGTTCTCAACAAACCTTCGTTTTAGCGTATAAGCAAACTTTAAGTTGATTTGCTGTCCCATGATTGCCCAAGTCAAAGCTTCAAACAAATCAGGAATTCCAATGATCCGTAAACCGTAATACCTTTGTGTAAGTGGATGAAGGATGGGGTCTTCAGAAGCAGCTTCATAAAAAACAGAAAGATCTCGCTCCAAATCAAACCATTCCGTAATATACCCAACCACTATTTCTTTTTGTTTTGTTTTTTTATCTAGAAACTTTACGATTAACTTTTGATCTTTGCAGTTTATTTTCATCAAAATTCTATCATTATCGACTTTTATTAGTTTATAAAGTGTATCTTCCTGTATGTCATGCATCACTTCCAGCTGTGATCTTCCGAGGAATGTGAGACATTCAGAAAAGCTGAATTCGTTTGGCAAGTGTATTTCTAGATGATCACCGCAATCTGTCCACTGCATATCCTGCCTCCTTTTTAGATTTTCGATAGTCACTTGGAGAACAGTTTTTGATCTGACGAAACGTTTTATAAAAATTTGAAGGACTATGAAAGCCAGCTTCATAACAGATTTCAAGATTTGTTTTTGATGAATTTAACAGCAGGAATGCCGCTTTATCTATGCGAATCTTCTCCACATATTCACGTGGCGTTTCGTTCATCTCTTCTTTAAACAGCCGCTCTAAATAAAAGGAACTCACACCTGCGTAATCTGCTACATCTTGCAAAAGAATGCGCTTGTGATGGTTGTTCACTAAGTAACTCGTTGCTTTTCTTATTAAATCAATCTGTGGACAATGTTCGACCTCAGGCTGGCACCTCTTACATGCACGGTATCCCGCCTCTTCACATTGCATGATCGTATCATAAAACACGACATTCTTCTTTTTGGGCTTTCGTGATCGACAGGACGGACGGCAAAAAATTTTCGTTGTCTTAACTGCCGTATAAAACAAACCGTCATAAGACCGATCGCATTCCATAATTTTATCCCACTTCTCGTCAAATGACATATGTACGCAACTCACTGTTTATCCCTCCACCCATCATCTTTTCTTTATTTTATCAAGCAAAAATCTTAAAGTCGTCCTCAATCTTGCTGTTATGGTCTGTGTAAAATAAAAAGAGAGTGACAAATAGCCACTCTCTTTCCTTTGTAATTATTTCACAGCCGCAACACGGCCATTCTTTTTTCGGGTGCCACTTGTTTTGTATTGATAAAGTATGACTGCAGCGATGACAAAAGATGTAATTCCAAAGCCAATCACCATGTTAAAGAATCCAATCGTATCCAAAAACAAACCCGTTAACAGCATCAACACTTGGAAGATGATGTTATCAACCATCCCCTTAATGGAGAAAAATCTTCCGTGATAATCAGATGGCACATCCGTTTGAAAGATGGTCGTGACAACCGGGAATAATGTGCCCGCTGCTAGACCAAACAGTCCGAACGAGAGAACAGACATGATCGGATGATCTGCTAAAAATAAAGAGGTATGTGCGGTAGCAATAATGAACGTGATTGCAAACATGTAAGATAATTTCGGATTGTCTCTAAAAAACCTTTTGGATAAAAACGTACCAATGAATACACAAACCCCTTCTGTTGTATACAGGATCCCTTTAATACCCGCATTATCTTGAAGCTCGCTGATCTCGATCACCATTAAATTGAAGCCGGATAAAAATAAGTAAGCTGGAATCAACAAGAAGATACCATAAACCACTTTCGGCTGTTTTTTAACCATAGGATAGAGCTCAGCTAGCGTTCTGAAGAAGTTTTCTTTTCTGCCAGACTTATCTACTTCTTTCGGCTTCTCTTCCACATTTAAAAAGAACGTAGAAATAAGTAGAATTACATATGAAACAAGCGTTACCGTATACAAAGAAAATAGAGACATGCCGACAAGCATCACACCGCCGAGTGCTGTTCCAACAATTCGAGAAGCTGTAAAGATGTTCATGTTGACGCCGTTCGCATCAAGAAGTTCTTCCTTTTTTACGATTAACGGCAGCATGGTCTGCATGGCAGGCTGTGAAAACGTTCCGGAAATTCCGATGACGAGCGTATAAACAACCATCCACCAAACATTGTTGTAAGCGATCGCTAAGTACATAAAAAAGACCGCTGCACAGCGAGCAAATCCCGCATATATTAATATCTTTTTCTTGTTGCTGCGATCTATAATTCGTCCGGCCATCGGTGCCAAGAATATACCAACAAGAAAACCTGCTAAAATAATAAGTGCCTGCAGAAAGGATGACTCTACATTCATCTGCAAAAATTCAAGGTTCCCAATTATTCCTACCCAAAGTCCAGTACTTGATACAGCAAGACCAAACATTAAAATTAAAAAATTCCGGTTTCTCCACATGTTCTCTTTCCCCTTTCAGTCACACCGAAACAGTACATCTATGTTTATCAAAAAATTACTTAACAAAGTAAAATAGACTCATTATTCAGTATACAGTATTTAGAAACTGTGAAGGAGAAATAAATCTTCATTTTTTTCTTATTTTTACACTCTGTTATAATGACTACAGTAGAAGTTCGAAAGGGGTACATTATGAAACAATTAATCCTTGCTGAAAAGCCGAGTGTGGCACGCGACCTTGCCCGTGTCCTAGGCTGCAAGCAACAAAATAAAAGCTATATTGAAGGTTCAAAGCACATTGTAACGTGGGCACTTGGTCACTTAGTTGAACTAAAAATGCCTGAAGACTATGACAAGCAATATAAACAATGGCGCTTAGAAGATCTCCCCATCATTCCAAAACATATGGGATTAAAAGTGATCCGCCAAGTCAGTCATCAATTCCGTGCGATTGAACAGCTCGCTAAACGGAAAGAAATCGGTGAGCTTGTAATTGCGACCGATGCTGGACGTGAAGGTGAACTGGTTGCGCGCTGGATCATGGAAAAAGTGAGATGGCAAAAACCTGTGAAGCGACTATGGATTTCATCTCAAACCGATAAAGCAATACGTGATGGATTCAACCAGCTCAAACCCGCTAAGCAATATGACAACCTATATCAATCTGCTGTTTGCCGTTCTGAAGCAGATTGGCTGATCGGACTAAACGTGACACGTGCACTAACAACGAAATACAATGATCCGCTTTCTGCTGGCCGTGTACAGACACCGACACTTGCTATGATTTTAGAACGTGAGCAAGAAATTAACTCGTTTCAGCCAAAAGACTTTTGGACGATTGATGCGACGATCGGGATGTTAAAAGCATCTTGGGAACGCAACGGCGAGAAGCGTCTTTTTGAAGAGAAAAAAGCGGCAGACATCGTTAGCAAAGTTAAGGGACAGCAAGCAACTGTTTCTTCTCTTCAAAAGAAAGAAAAAACAGAGGCACATCCGATGCCTTACGATCTTACTGAACTGCAGCGTGACGCGAACCGCCGTTTCGGGTTCTCTGCTAAGAAAACATCGTCTGTTCTTCAAAAGCTTTATGAGCAATATAAGCTAGTTACGTATCCAAGAACAGATTCCCGCTACTTAACAAAAGATATGGAAAACACGATGTATGATCGCCTTCAGGGGATGTCATCTGGCTATCGTGAAGAAGTGCAGCCCCTTTTAAAACAAAAAGGAAATGTTGTCGCAAAGAAAGTATTCAATGACAGCAAAGTGACCGATCATCATGCGATCATTCCGACGGATGAACCGTTGCACTTAGGTGATCTCGATAACGATGAGCGTAAACTTTATGATTTAATCGCACGCCGATTCCTTGCTCTGTTCTATCCTGCGTATCGAACGGAGACGCTGACCGCTGCAATGAATGTTGCAGGCGAGACGTTCATGGCACGTGAAACATTGGTGTTAGACCCTGGTTTTAAAGTGCTGTCTGGTAAAGAAGAAGAAAGCCCTCGTGCACTTGCTAATCTAAAGGAAGGGCAAACACTTTCTGTTAAAGAGGTGAATGCGGAGAAAAAGCTTACTGAACCACCTTCCCGTTTTACAGAGGCCGACCTATTATCTCGTATGGAAAAATACAGTCTTGGAACACCTGCAACGCGGGCAGATATCATTGAAAGACTCTTAGGATCTGAAGTGCTCGATCGTAAAAACAACAAGCTGCATCCTACGCCAAAAGGAAAACAGCTGATTGATCTTGTGAATGATGAGTTGAAGTCACCTGAATTAACAGCTAAATGGGAGCAAGATCTAGAGGCCATTGCACGCGGAAAAGGAAATCCAAAAGAGTTTCTAGAAAACATCCGCAAGCAGACAAAGCAGCTTGTGATGGAAATCAAAACAAGTTCGCAGGAATACCGTGCTCATAACCTAACAGGCTCCAAGTGTCCAGAGTGCGGAGAGCTATTAAAGGAAGTAAAGGGCCGTGACGGCAAAGTGCTTGTCTGCTCCGATCGCGAGTGTTCATACCGCCGCCGAAAAGATCCGAAGCTATCGAACCGACGCTGTCCGCAGTGCCATAAGAAAATGGAGCTTCACAACGGAAAAGCCGGCACATACTTTCAATGCAAGCCATGTAATGTGGTGGAAAAAGCAGACGATAAGAAAAAGAAGGTTACGAAGCGAGAAGAACGGCAGCTGCTCAAAAAATACAGCGCAAACAACAAAGAGGACGAAGGCTTTGGGAATAGTTTAGCTGATGCATTAAAGGCAGCTATGAAAGATAAAAAATAGATAAAAAGCTGACTTCTGCGGCCGAAAAATAGCATGTTAATGCTGTTTAGACCTGATGAAGTCAGCTTTCTTTAGTTTAGGGGAATTGAATTTGTACGCTTCAACCGTTTATTTGTCCGATTGCATAACGAATCTGTCTGATTCTAGCGTTTATCTGTCCGATCAAACGATTAATCTGTCCAATTTCTAAGTACGCTCTTCATACTCAATCTTTACTCAACCTTAAATGTTGCAGATGCCACTGCATCATAACCGCTTCCATAGAAATAAACTATTTTATATGTGGATCCTTGTTTGTAACGTGTTGCATTTACATTGTTTTTCGGATTATACATAAATTTACATGTTCCGCCACTAACCTCTGTGTACTGCCACCAAATCGATTCCACCTCACCTGGATTTTCGTTTACTTCATACAAACCCACCCAGTCACTTTTAGGAGCTCTAACACCTTCCACAACCACATCTAATGTATCCTCTATACCGTTTACTTTCTCTTTTGATAATGTTATTTTTATCGGCTCACCTTTCTTTGTTCTGCCTATGGCCTTGATTGAATTCGTACTGATATTTCTATATGCATCGAGTGCAAACACTTCTATATCATAAGTTGTAGATGGTGCTAATCCTTCAAGATTAAGAATGAGGGGATTAGGAACAGGATCTTTATAAAATTCCGAGAAACCTAAGTATTCTTTTGCTACTTGTTTTGTCTCAGTATTTGTAACAATTACCTTGTAATCATGAACGAGCAAATTATCTTTTGCTTGTGTGAACATGATTGCAAGACTTGTAGCTGTCGTCATATCGTTTGCAATGGAAAGCATGGCGTCTTTCGTAAAGAATGGTGGCTTTTTATCTTTTCTAGCATCTGTGTATTTAAAAGTGTTCTTATTAGCAGGTAAATTTATTTCAAACGGTTCCCCTGTCCAATCATTGTTATGAATATCACGGCGGTTAATTAACACTTTATTCTCATACACTTCAACAATTAAAGCTTGGTTAAGGATATCTGCTCCCTCAGGAACTTCACCCTGAATTCGCCCTGCGTCTAGCCACAGATAGGCACCTGTTGAAGTCCCAATTGTAGTAAAATCTTCTTGATATATAATCCTCGGATCATCTAACGGATAGTGGGTATGCCCTGAGAAAGTAATAACTTGCGGGTATTTTTTCAATGTATCGTAAAATAAATCTCTATTAACATTAAACCCCCATTCGCTTCCATACATCGTATCTTTAATCGGCTGATGGTGAAATACAAAGATTGGCTTTTTAGGATCATCAGCTTGTGCTTGTTTTAATTGATCAGACAGCCATTCAATTTGTGATACGGAAAACGTTCCTTCCGTTACCCCATCTTCTGTCCCTAGCACAATAAAATGGTAGCCTTTTATAACCTGGTGAAAGTAGATGGAAGGCATTTTTGTGACATCTAAAAAGCGTTTTTGAGCATCCGCCTCAGACAATCCGTTCCAATAATCATGGTTCCCAATTGCAATTAATGAAACTGCCTTTGCCTGTTTATGCGTTTCATAGGTAGATTTATACTTCTCATATTCTGGAAGCAGCCCATTATCTGTTAAATCACCTACAATAGCAAACGCATCTTGTTTAGGAGCGAGTTGATTCAATTGTTTTAATGTTGTTTGAAATTTATTAAACGTTTGGTCTGACTTTTCATTCATATGTATATCACTTATCACAGGAAAGACTAGTGTTGGTTTGCGGCGGCTGCTAACCTTCCCACCGTCAGCAAGTACTTCTAATGAGTTAATTGGATCTAAGAACGTTAACCCCAGTGAAAGCCCTGCAACCTTTGTTGTGCGTTCAATAAATGACCTGCGTGTAATCTTAGACTTTTGGTCTGAAGGCTGATTATCAATTGAATTTGTCATGTTTATCTTCTCTCCCATCAAGATGTCATGTTACACCGAGAATTATATGGTTGAAATATAAAACCTTGATTACAGAAGGGTTAATGATTGTTAAGTTTATATATTGGAATTTGTGAGTATTCAAAAGCAACAAATAGCTCACTCTTATATTGTTAGTACTAAAAATTACGTGAATAGATTTTGTGGCATTTTTTTATATACGCAATTACGACGATTGTCCATATCAAAAAATATAAAGAGGATGAAATCAAGTCTTTGATTCACCCTCTTTACGTTGTTTACTGCCCTACTCCAGCTGACTTTTTCTCCATTTGCTTCTCATGCGCTTTTCCATGAGCTCGGTTTCTATCTTCTTCCACCTCACGCGACATTTTTACCCCTTCAGCTACGCTTGTTGAAGAGACTTGCTGTAAACCGTTTTGATCTTTTTGATAAACGAAGGATGCTCTTGTTGATATAGCTGCACCTGGAGACGTAACAAACGGCACAACACGATAGTCGGTACGCCACTCTTCTGGCGTTACCGTACATCGTACATACCCTCGGTAATCGTTAAAAAATTTGATATGCGGATTCAATCCCAAAATTTTATCCGTATCTGCTCGTTTATCCGCACCATTTCCTCCAGAAGTAATGGATGTTCCTACAAATTCAGCACCAATCACTTTTGAAGCTGAATCATCATAGTTCGTTCTCAAATCACACGCCCAGCTGGCATGTACATCTCCTGTTAAAACGACTAGATTATTTAAATTCTTAGACTCAATAAAATCAGTAATGCGCTGACGTGACGCTGTGTAACCGTCCCATGCATCCATGCTTAGTCGAGGTGCAGTACTTGACCCATAGTTTCGCTGAGCAAAGAACACTTGTTGAGCAAGAACGTTCCAGTGAGCTTTTGAGTTTCCTAGATTCTGTAGCAGCCAACTTTCCTGCTCTTTCCCCATCAACGTTCGGTTCGGATCTTGTGATTCGGGTGATGGGGGTTTGCTTCCATCTCCATTTGCTTGATCATCACGATATTGACGCGTATCCATCACATTGAATGCAGCCAGGTTACCGTAAGAAAAGTCACGGTACAACAACATGTCCGCTCCATGCGGAAGGGAGGAGCGACGCAATGGCATGTGTTCATAATAAGCTTGATAAGCTGCAGCTCGTCGCTTTACAAATGCTTCTACTGACTGATCTTTTTCAGGGATCATGTTGGCATAGTTATTCTCAACTTCATGATCATCCCAAGTAACGATCCACGGAAACGCTGCATGTGCAGCCTTAAGATTTCCATCTGAGCGGTATTGTGCATGTCTATTTCGGTAGTCTCCTAGTGTCATAATCTCAGGTCCGCTATGAGTGCGAACATTTCCAGATGGAGATACGTATTCATTTGGTCCGTATTCATAAATATAATCCCCAAGGTGAACGACGAAATCTAAATTTTCTTCAGACATATGCTGATACGCTGTAAAGAAACCATGCTCATATTGCTGACAAGAAGCAAATGCAAATGTCATGTTTTTCACGTGAGCATCCTTTTTAGGAAGTGTCTTTGTTCTGCCGACAGGACTTAATTCATGACCACTTTTAAAACGATAAAAGTACACATGATCTGGCTTTAGTCCCTCTACATCAACGTGAACAGAATGAGCTAGATTAGGCCGCGCAAATTCCGTTCCCTTTTGCACGATTTTCTTAAACCTTTCATCTTCAGCAATTTCCCATTTAACAGATACCGCTTCGTCTGGCATCCCCCCTCCATTCAGTGGGTCGGGTGCTAATCTTGTCCATAACACAACACTATTAGATAACGGATCGCCTGATGCCACACCTAATGTAAAAGGGTAGTTTCTAAACTCGGGTGCTGCGTTCACTTCGTTGCTGCCTAGGGATTGGGCAATTGTGAGTCCCAGTGAAATACCTGCAATTTTTCCGGCACCTGTGAGGAATGTTCTTCGATTCAGTTTGTTTTTTTTTAAGCTGTCGTCTGTAAGCTTCTTAATCCATTCGTCCATCGGTCTTTCATCCATCATTGATGCAACCCCTTTAAAATGAATTTTTACAATGCTCATTATAAATTGGGAATGTTAAGAAACCATTTCCTAATGTAAACGTATAAACATGTACCCTTAGGAAATTATTACTAAATTAAGACTGATCAAAGTCCATATGTGTTTACCATCAAGGTTCGACAACGATTGAATAAAATAACGAATCATTCATATGGCCTGTTTTTCTTCATACTATCTTTAAGAGATGTTCATAAAAACATAAGAAAGATTCGGTGATGACAAGTGGCACTAAGGCGGAAAAAGAAGAAAAAACAATACGGAGAGCACTATTCGTGGTTTGACTTTTTATGTGATGTTCTGTTTTTTATACCCGAGATTTTAATTTGGTTGATTCGTATACTTGGAAAGGGCATATTCAGGCTTTTCGATGGTATATAAAAAAACAACTCTCATAATAGAGAGTTGCTTATTAGTTTGATTTTTGCAGTGTTATAGATACCGTTGTCCCTTGTCCTGCTCGGCTCTGAACTTTTAGGTCACCTTTGTGCTCCGTAATGATTTTATTGCTGATGGTGAGGCCAAGGCCAATCCCTTTTTCTTTATTTGTAAAAAACGGTACCCCAATACTTTTTAAACGTTCCTCCTCAATTCCAATACCATTGTCCACAAATAGAAGTTTCACCTTTTTGTCTGTTTCTTCAATAGCTATCGTTAGTATTCCGCCTTCGTTCATCGCTTCGATCGCATTCTTTATTACATTAATAAAAACTTGTTTAATTTGATTTTTTTCACAAAAGACATACAATTTCTTCTCTTTAAATAGAAGGCGGATCTCTACGTTGTATAAGTTTGCTTCTGATGTTAACAGCATTACCGTATCTTGCAGCAGTTGAATAATATTTACGTCTTTCTTAATTT is from Fictibacillus sp. b24 and encodes:
- a CDS encoding DNA topoisomerase III, with translation MKQLILAEKPSVARDLARVLGCKQQNKSYIEGSKHIVTWALGHLVELKMPEDYDKQYKQWRLEDLPIIPKHMGLKVIRQVSHQFRAIEQLAKRKEIGELVIATDAGREGELVARWIMEKVRWQKPVKRLWISSQTDKAIRDGFNQLKPAKQYDNLYQSAVCRSEADWLIGLNVTRALTTKYNDPLSAGRVQTPTLAMILEREQEINSFQPKDFWTIDATIGMLKASWERNGEKRLFEEKKAADIVSKVKGQQATVSSLQKKEKTEAHPMPYDLTELQRDANRRFGFSAKKTSSVLQKLYEQYKLVTYPRTDSRYLTKDMENTMYDRLQGMSSGYREEVQPLLKQKGNVVAKKVFNDSKVTDHHAIIPTDEPLHLGDLDNDERKLYDLIARRFLALFYPAYRTETLTAAMNVAGETFMARETLVLDPGFKVLSGKEEESPRALANLKEGQTLSVKEVNAEKKLTEPPSRFTEADLLSRMEKYSLGTPATRADIIERLLGSEVLDRKNNKLHPTPKGKQLIDLVNDELKSPELTAKWEQDLEAIARGKGNPKEFLENIRKQTKQLVMEIKTSSQEYRAHNLTGSKCPECGELLKEVKGRDGKVLVCSDRECSYRRRKDPKLSNRRCPQCHKKMELHNGKAGTYFQCKPCNVVEKADDKKKKVTKREERQLLKKYSANNKEDEGFGNSLADALKAAMKDKK
- a CDS encoding DNA-3-methyladenine glycosylase family protein is translated as MQWTDCGDHLEIHLPNEFSFSECLTFLGRSQLEVMHDIQEDTLYKLIKVDNDRILMKINCKDQKLIVKFLDKKTKQKEIVVGYITEWFDLERDLSVFYEAASEDPILHPLTQRYYGLRIIGIPDLFEALTWAIMGQQINLKFAYTLKRRFVENFGEKLNCNGKLFWLHPTPEVIANLKTDDLRKLQFTERKAEYVIGVAKEMSSGQLSKKALKESKNPAQQLISIRGIGAWTADYCLMKCLLKPNAYPIADVGLHNAVMKQLEQDRKPTIDELKKFAENWSGWEGYATFYLWRSLYE
- a CDS encoding metallophosphoesterase family protein produces the protein MTNSIDNQPSDQKSKITRRSFIERTTKVAGLSLGLTFLDPINSLEVLADGGKVSSRRKPTLVFPVISDIHMNEKSDQTFNKFQTTLKQLNQLAPKQDAFAIVGDLTDNGLLPEYEKYKSTYETHKQAKAVSLIAIGNHDYWNGLSEADAQKRFLDVTKMPSIYFHQVIKGYHFIVLGTEDGVTEGTFSVSQIEWLSDQLKQAQADDPKKPIFVFHHQPIKDTMYGSEWGFNVNRDLFYDTLKKYPQVITFSGHTHYPLDDPRIIYQEDFTTIGTSTGAYLWLDAGRIQGEVPEGADILNQALIVEVYENKVLINRRDIHNNDWTGEPFEINLPANKNTFKYTDARKDKKPPFFTKDAMLSIANDMTTATSLAIMFTQAKDNLLVHDYKVIVTNTETKQVAKEYLGFSEFYKDPVPNPLILNLEGLAPSTTYDIEVFALDAYRNISTNSIKAIGRTKKGEPIKITLSKEKVNGIEDTLDVVVEGVRAPKSDWVGLYEVNENPGEVESIWWQYTEVSGGTCKFMYNPKNNVNATRYKQGSTYKIVYFYGSGYDAVASATFKVE
- a CDS encoding methylated-DNA--[protein]-cysteine S-methyltransferase gives rise to the protein MSKLFKLDYESPIGVLEMVSSEDTVYSIMFVDRLSAIEHQREIPAVLQDCCTQLHEYFLGKRKTFTFAYKLNGTPFQQAVWDSLLQIPFAKTASYRDIANMLQNEKAVRAVGSANGRNKLSIIIPCHRIIGTNGKLTGYAGGLWRKEWLLNHEKSLKELIV
- a CDS encoding MFS transporter, with protein sequence MWRNRNFLILMFGLAVSSTGLWVGIIGNLEFLQMNVESSFLQALIILAGFLVGIFLAPMAGRIIDRSNKKKILIYAGFARCAAVFFMYLAIAYNNVWWMVVYTLVIGISGTFSQPAMQTMLPLIVKKEELLDANGVNMNIFTASRIVGTALGGVMLVGMSLFSLYTVTLVSYVILLISTFFLNVEEKPKEVDKSGRKENFFRTLAELYPMVKKQPKVVYGIFLLIPAYLFLSGFNLMVIEISELQDNAGIKGILYTTEGVCVFIGTFLSKRFFRDNPKLSYMFAITFIIATAHTSLFLADHPIMSVLSFGLFGLAAGTLFPVVTTIFQTDVPSDYHGRFFSIKGMVDNIIFQVLMLLTGLFLDTIGFFNMVIGFGITSFVIAAVILYQYKTSGTRKKNGRVAAVK
- a CDS encoding alkaline phosphatase D family protein, which codes for MMDERPMDEWIKKLTDDSLKKNKLNRRTFLTGAGKIAGISLGLTIAQSLGSNEVNAAPEFRNYPFTLGVASGDPLSNSVVLWTRLAPDPLNGGGMPDEAVSVKWEIAEDERFKKIVQKGTEFARPNLAHSVHVDVEGLKPDHVYFYRFKSGHELSPVGRTKTLPKKDAHVKNMTFAFASCQQYEHGFFTAYQHMSEENLDFVVHLGDYIYEYGPNEYVSPSGNVRTHSGPEIMTLGDYRNRHAQYRSDGNLKAAHAAFPWIVTWDDHEVENNYANMIPEKDQSVEAFVKRRAAAYQAYYEHMPLRRSSLPHGADMLLYRDFSYGNLAAFNVMDTRQYRDDQANGDGSKPPSPESQDPNRTLMGKEQESWLLQNLGNSKAHWNVLAQQVFFAQRNYGSSTAPRLSMDAWDGYTASRQRITDFIESKNLNNLVVLTGDVHASWACDLRTNYDDSASKVIGAEFVGTSITSGGNGADKRADTDKILGLNPHIKFFNDYRGYVRCTVTPEEWRTDYRVVPFVTSPGAAISTRASFVYQKDQNGLQQVSSTSVAEGVKMSREVEEDRNRAHGKAHEKQMEKKSAGVGQ
- a CDS encoding GNAT family N-acetyltransferase, coding for MIKIRIEKEADYIVIDEINSSAFNGEGESKLIRAIRDSEWFVPELSLIAEKDEEVVGHILFSEVTIQTENEQVPTLALAPMAVSPQHQKQGIGTLLVQTGLEKAQQLGYEHVVVLGHPDFYPKFGFVSSVAKGIHSPFPVPEEVFMVLELKKGSLEGIKGKVEYPPAFSAVT
- a CDS encoding bifunctional transcriptional activator/DNA repair enzyme AdaA, yielding MSFDEKWDKIMECDRSYDGLFYTAVKTTKIFCRPSCRSRKPKKKNVVFYDTIMQCEEAGYRACKRCQPEVEHCPQIDLIRKATSYLVNNHHKRILLQDVADYAGVSSFYLERLFKEEMNETPREYVEKIRIDKAAFLLLNSSKTNLEICYEAGFHSPSNFYKTFRQIKNCSPSDYRKSKKEAGYAVDRLR